A stretch of the Rhodospirillales bacterium genome encodes the following:
- a CDS encoding c-type cytochrome, translating to MKPLLFRSVVLATALIAGSITPAVAESDEVPDPIDIESANPMSGDPEAIEAGAFLYGRWCVQCHGVKADGVSPRWGKWGFDLRMWFRGYEKFIEVVAVGKLPKMPPFGEYLDFDQISQIGAFLETVSIEGANWQ from the coding sequence ATGAAACCGTTACTCTTCCGTTCCGTAGTGCTGGCAACAGCGCTCATCGCCGGCTCAATTACTCCCGCGGTTGCCGAGAGTGACGAAGTGCCCGACCCCATTGACATCGAATCCGCCAACCCCATGTCGGGAGATCCTGAAGCCATCGAGGCCGGAGCGTTCCTCTACGGTCGGTGGTGCGTGCAGTGCCACGGAGTCAAGGCCGACGGCGTGTCACCCCGATGGGGAAAGTGGGGATTCGACCTCCGTATGTGGTTCAGGGGCTACGAGAAGTTCATTGAGGTAGTTGCAGTGGGGAAACTGCCGAAGATGCCGCCATTCGGAGAGTACCTGGATTTCGATCAGATCAGCCAGATCGGAGCGTTTCTCGAAACGGTTTCGATCGAAGGAGCGAACTGGCAATGA